A segment of the Leptolyngbya sp. FACHB-261 genome:
TGCCCTCAAGACTGTCCGTGGTTGGGAGCCCGAGTATGCAATAGTTGCTCACAGCCCCTGGTTATGTGTGGAAGGGAAGAAACAGGTCGCAGACTTCTTAGACTCTGCCTTCGATTGGCTGACCCCACAGCCTGTGCTCGTTGAATCCGTGATGACTGTAGCACGGCTCTCAACGCTCCTACTGGTTATCTGCCAATCCACGCACTCATTGTGTTTACCGCCGATATAGCTTATCCACACCTGACGAAACGGGGTGGGAGCAAGTAAGTTCCCTTCGCAATCGAACGACCCATTCCAACCATGCCTGCACAGACCCAGACTTCTTCTCAGAAGCAATGACATCGCGAGACATCAGGCTCGGCTACGCCTTAAACTTGCTTTCAGACTAGATAGAACTGAGCAAAGCAGTAGAAATAACCCCCTCCCTTGCTCCAGGCTCAGCTTAAGTTGAGCCTTAACTTAGTTATCTTGCCTGTTCAGAACTACTGAGACAGCCAATCATAAGGGTAGGACCCGAAGGAGAGCTTGTACATCTGCTCTCCTACAGCAGGAAGCTTGCGGGTCAGATTTTATAGCAGGGAGACAGTCGTCATGGATTCACGGTTGAAGATCGGTGGCTTGGTAGTTGCTTTTGCTGCAGCCATAGTAGTTGGGCCAAAGATCGTTTCGGCACTCAATCCCTCCAGTGACGTTAATACCTCTGGGACCTGGCCTCAGAATAACAAGTCCATTGAGAGCCCTGGCTTTCCCAGTGGCAACAAATCTATTGAGAGCCCCGGCTTTCCCAGTGGCAATAAGTCCATCGAGAGCCCTGGCTTCCCCAGTGGTAACAAGTCCATCGAAAGTCCTGGCTTCCCTAGTGGTAACAAATCCATTGAGAGTCCTGGCTTTCCCAGTGGCAATAAGTCCATCGAGAGCCCCGGCTTCCCCAGTGGTAACAAGTCCATCGAAAGCCCTGGCTTCCCTAGTGGTAACAAGTCTAATCAAGACCCTAAGTCCCAGGGTTACATCATTAATTCAACCCAGAGCGACCGGACCCAACCCGACCAACCAAGCCCAGCAGTTCCTTAAGCTGGATGGACCAGACGGGCCCGACCCAATTGACAAGATCGCCACTGCTTGACAGAACCGTGCAAGTGAATCAGGGCGCTTAGCTCTCCAGCTCGGCGCCCAGTTTTTCTGGGCTCAGTTTTCTTGGATAACCACCGATGTTTTGGGCGTTGAGATAGGTACGTGGCAAACGAAGAACATCTCACCCTGCTTGAGCAGGGGATAATAGCGTGGAACCAATGGAGGCAGGATGCTACTGAGCAGCCAGATCTCAGTGGTGTAAACCTCAGAGGTAAAAACCTCAACCGCCTCAATCTTGCCCAGGCAAATTTGCAAGGGACCGATCTCAGAAACGCCGAACTTTGCTACGTAGATTTCACTGGTGCTAATTTGCATCGGGTGAACCTCAACGAAGCGTATTTGATTCAAGCCAACCTCAGCAGGGCTGACCTCAGTGGCGCAAGTCTAATTGAGGCACATCTAGCCGAGGCCAACTTTGCTGAGGCCAATCTAGCTGGCGTTAACCTGACTGGTGGGGACTTAAAGAAGGCAAACCTGAGCAACGCTAACTTGAGTCGCACTGATCTCAGCGAGGCTAACTTCTTCGGGGCCAATCTCAATAGCGCCGGTCTAAACTTTGCCACTCTAGGATCTACAATTTTCGCAAACACTGACTTGACTGACGTGAAAGGACTTGACTCCTGCCACCACAAGGAGCCAAGTATTGTTGATCACCAAACAGTTGTTAGGTCTAGAAACTTAGATCCGACCTTTTTATATCAATGTGGAATTCCCCAGCAGGTGGCTGATTGCCTACTATTACTGCCACATCAGCCTCTGCAAACTTCAATCGTCAGTCAAGTGGTAGCCGACAATCCTCCTCGGCGCGCTGAGCTGTATCATGTTTTTCCAATTTCCAAAACCTACGAGCCTAAGCAAGGTTTTTTGTTGGATGAGAAAAAACTACAGAGAATTCATGACATTTTGCTCACTGGTCTGAACCGGTGTCGGGATCAGTCTTGCCTAATCTACGAAGTTTTTCGAGCCGACCATTCCTATCTGAAAACATCAAGAGTCGAAGACGTTTTCAAGGAAGGAAATAAGAATCTCAAGAGAATAACCAGAATTAGCGTTAGCAACGAGCACAGTAATGAACTAAAGCTAGAACTTGTCTTTCAAAAACTAAGCTCTGGTGGTCATACGGTGCTGAAAGTCGAGGGAGACAAAGCAGAAGCAACAGTTCCCGCCTACGAGGCGTTGCAGCAATACTTAGCCAGTCAAGTCAATGTCGTCAAGGATCAATCAAAGATTCGGCTTTTATTGTCTATCAAGATGGGCTTGCTATTTTTCTTGAACTTAACAGCTCTTCAGCCCCTGAGCAAACAGTATCCAATCCTGGCAGCCTCGGTCAATACAATCACTAATGTAACCGCGATCTTAGCGATCTTAATTGCACTGATCGGTGGCCTAAAATGGTACCTTGGGCCTGAGCTTGTCAACGACTATCTTTTCCCAGATAGCTTTTTTCTCTTCGGGCAAGAGACTAATCATTACAGAAAAATTCAAGAACTTCGTAAAACCGTAATCCTGAGCTTTGTTATCGCATCCGCGCTAGGGATTTTAGTCAACCTTTATACTAGTTGAGCCATTCTTTCCAAAACTCAGGCTCAAAGTTAAGAGCTAGGCAGAAAACAGAAGCCCACGTGAGCAGTTACAAGTGGATCAGCAAAGCGTCATGAAGAAAATCGCACTGGCGGAACACTTCGGTTCCGCCAGTGCAATTAGGAGCAAGTTTTCTACAGGCGAGTTCGCTATCTACTCAAACAAAACCATGCACAGAGCTATTTTTAGCTGTCTAGTCGCTACAGGGCTTTGCACACACTGATTTGTCGCTTGGCTCGCAAGATAGCGCCTTCTTTTTCCAATTTGCTTAGCGCTCGCGAAAAGGTTTCAGGGCTGAGACCGAGTTCACCTGCGATTATTCTGAAAGGTCGGTCCAGATAAACGTTTCCTGTTTCAGAAGGCTGGGCACAATTGCGCAGATATTGTAGGACGCGCTCTTTAGCCGAGCTAATTTCTCGCAACTCCAGGTGGGCCTGTAGAAACTGAACATGTTCAACCAGACCCTGCAACAAGTTTTGAGTTAGCCCAGGACGGCTCTGTAGAAACGATTTGGGATAGACCAGTACGCGAGAGGCAACCTCAGCAACGGCTGCATAGGCATAAACCTCAGAAAGGAGGGAAGCTTCAGCAAAACTGTGGCCTGCCCGCGCTATTTGTGAGGTGACCATTTTCCCCTCACTGGTGTAGCTAACCAGCTTGAGCCGACCCGTTTGCACGACAAAAAAAGCTAAAACTGGATCACCCGGTTGAAATAGAAACTGCCCTGGAGCGAGATCCTGATAGGTTAGCGTTGGCAGTAAATTTGGGGGGCACTGATTGTAGTTCGACCGCTCAGCTGTTGGAAAGCTGAATCTATCTAGATCAGGTTGATTGAGCGAGATAAACTCGAGCGTCTGATTTGAACCTAAGGGTGGAGAGGTTGGCCTGAGCGCTTGAGTGTTAAAGCTGGCCGAATAAATACTAACCATTTCGTCTTCTCCTATTAACTGGTTGTAGGGTATCGTCAAGAATTACTAAGAAGATCTAGACATGAATCCT
Coding sequences within it:
- a CDS encoding Crp/Fnr family transcriptional regulator; translation: MVSIYSASFNTQALRPTSPPLGSNQTLEFISLNQPDLDRFSFPTAERSNYNQCPPNLLPTLTYQDLAPGQFLFQPGDPVLAFFVVQTGRLKLVSYTSEGKMVTSQIARAGHSFAEASLLSEVYAYAAVAEVASRVLVYPKSFLQSRPGLTQNLLQGLVEHVQFLQAHLELREISSAKERVLQYLRNCAQPSETGNVYLDRPFRIIAGELGLSPETFSRALSKLEKEGAILRAKRQISVCKAL